A single region of the Asterias amurensis chromosome 19, ASM3211899v1 genome encodes:
- the LOC139951404 gene encoding uncharacterized protein, whose protein sequence is MADSTVFENGGADEDTGKRVRSVATHPKTIDMLMEALRDSDINPRKGTSVMSVKKWIGANYPEAKLGVHLKNAFTKALATGAIERPKDQADVTAVLVGRYRLGKPPKPAAKVRAKKEAAGAKAKKTAKEKVAEIKRGRSASPKASAKKPFPRARARSVSATPKVSRSKRVRSRLSKSHSPLRTPMKVMKPKTKTVAGKKKTATSPAAKKAAAAKPTKKSAAKSSVSTSPVPKPATKTTKKTAKAPAKATKTTKAGKAAGKDAASKKK, encoded by the coding sequence ATGGCTGACTCTACTGTATTTGAGAATGGTGGTGCTGATGAAGATACAGGGAAGAGGGTCCGGTCTGTGGCGACTCATCCAAAAACTATCGACATGCTTATGGAGGCCTTACGAGACAGCGACATCAACCCACGGAAGGGTACAAGTGTCATGTCTGTGAAGAAATGGATAGGTGCCAATTATCCGGAAGCTAAACTAGGGGTACACCTCAAGAATGCATTCACGAAGGCACTTGCAACGGGTGCTATCGAAAGACCGAAGGACCAGGCAGACGTGACAGCGGTTCTCGTGGGACGATACAGGCTTGGCAAACCGCCTAAACCTGCTGCTAAGGTACGCGCCAAGAAGGAGGCGGCTGGGGCGAAGGCTAAGAAAACAGCGAAGGAGAAAGTGGCCGAGATTAAACGCGGACGGTCGGCATCACCGAAGGCTAGCGCCAAGAAACCATTCCCCCGGGCCCGGGCTCGGTCGGTGAGTGCAACCCCAAAGGTCAGCCGGTCGAAGAGGGTCCGGAGTCGGCTAAGCAAGTCTCACTCTCCACTCCGTACACCTATGAAGGTCATGAAGCCGAAGACAAAGACTGTAGCCGGGAAGAAAAAGACAGCCACTTCCCCAGCAGCGAAGAAAGCTGCCGCAGCCAAACCAACAAAGAAATCAGCTGCTAAGTCATCTGTCTCTACTTCGCCTGTTCCCAAACCGGCTACAAAGACCACTAAGAAAACAGCCAAGGCACCAGCAAAAGCTACTAAGACAACGAAAGCTGGCAAGGCAGCAGGCAAAGACGCAGCTAGCAAGAAAAAGTAA